The DNA window TTCCCCTTCCATAATTTTCATTGATGAGATAGATGCAATTGGCAGCAAACGTGGAGGACCTGATATTGGAGGGGTATTGAAGTTTTCTTATACTCTATGCAAATAAATGTTGCTTGTTTCTCAATCTGAAGATGCTAGTGGCTCACATATCtatatttacttatttatttttaatttttaatgatgTTCAAATTTCAGAAGATAAGACATTCAATAAGGTTGACTGTTTCTTTAATCTTCATGGCTCTGAAATATGGAGAGCTCATTAAATTATTGATGTTAATTGATTGTACTAATTCTTTATGCAACATTGTATTGTCAGATCTGTTACTTGAAAGATATCCATAGTATAAGTAAGTGAGTGACTGCATTTGTTGAGAATTTTCAAGATGACACATTGCGGGTCTGCAGTTTTATGTTATCCCAAATGTAGTTCTCACCGCGATTTCTTAATGCTATaaatcaattaatatttcaaattGAGAATATAAATTATTGTTTATAGTTGTATGAGTCACTTAGTAAAAATCTAACTTAATGAATTCAATTTTGTAATGATGTCAGGTCATAACTATATTCATATGTTACAGTTGTATGAAAAGATACCTTTTTTTGTCAAGTTTAAATGCATCTTTCACTTTTCTTTCATCTCTTTGCTTGATTAGGGTGGTGCTGAAAGGGAACAAGGACTGCTTCAAATACTGACAGAAATGGATGGTTTTAAAGAATCAACGTCTCAGGTTATGCACTAATTAAATTACACTATTGCCAGTGCTAATTAATCTTCTCCGAAGTTGACTTTAGAAGACCATATATCAGGTATTAATTATTGGTGCAACAAATAGACTGGACATTCTTGATCCTGCTCTTCTGAGAAAAGGGCGCTTTGACAAGATAATCCGTGTTGGATTACCATCAAAAGATGGAAGATTTGCCATTTTGAGGGTATGCACTGTTTTTCTAAGGACATGTATTATTGGAGCAAGTTTTAATGTCAATTCCCCACCTCTCAATGGAAAGAAGTTCTAATGTGAACATAATAGGTGCATGCTCGAAATAAATATTTTCGTTCGGAGGAAGAGAAGGAGACTCTACTTCAGGAAATTGCAGATCTTACAGAAGATTTTACTGGAGCTGAATTGCAAAATATACTGTAAAAATCACTTTCCTCTTATTTAAATCTAATATTCCTTCATGGGGAGTGGCTGAAGCATCATTAATTACAGGAATGAAGCTGGGATTTTGACTGCTAGAAAGGACTTGGATTACATCGGACGGGAAGAACTTCTTGAGGCCTTGAAGCGAGTAGGTTCTAGAAATATTTTTCAATTGCTCGTGCTTTCTTGACTTGGTTTTAGTACAAAGCATGCTCACATCAAAACCAATCAAATCTTTCAGCAAAAAGGCACTTTTGAGACGGGTCAGGAGGACCGTACCGATGTCCCCGAAGAGCTAAAACTGAGATTAGCATATCGAGAGGCAGCTGTTGCTGTTCTTGCATGTTACATTCCAGATCCATATCGTCCTTTTGCTGATGTATGATATATCTCATTGCGTTCTTTCTTCATGCCACTTTCTTTCTAAATTATCTTACGCAGTTCTTACAAAAGAACTAACAGAAATATCATCTGGTTTTGTTTTAATATATTCTTTATATTTCCAGACGGATATTAATTCCATACAGAGTCAGCCAAATATGCGTTATGAAGAGACATCAGGCAGGGTATTTCTGCGAAAGGCAGATTATGTGGATGCTATAATACGCTCATGTGCTCGTAAGTTCCACTAGGACATGTCCGAGATCGATTGTTAAAATTATctgaacttttatttttttctcttcgaTAATCCTACTATCATGTTCATATGCCTTggtaattattttaataagaaTCTAGTGAATGCTAGTAATTCAAAGTTTTGTCTATTCAATATTTTGCACCATACTACTCTGCATTAGAAGCAGTGTTGCAACTGAAAAACACTATTTGCTATGTTTAGTTTTGGCATGTAACCATGTAGGTGAAAATATAATCGACGATTCTCATTGGTTACATCAAACTAGTTGGATTAACGGAGAAGTACTAATTTTCAGATTATATTCTTCTGGATGAATGTAAACCTTTTAGGGGTGAAAGGCTGCTCTTCCCTAGGACGGAAATTCTATTTACTTATAACTTTCTTTAGAAATTTGCGTTAGTATATTAATAGCGTCttatatattgatttattaAGGTGTTCTAAACTATGCTTTCTGCTTGATCGAACAAGCTGTCTCGGTGATGCATCGTTCACTGTTCGAGAATTAGAAATGAATAGATCTATAAGGGAGGGTAAGCAAAGCAATTTTTAATTGAGTACTGGTAAATCTCATGTGTACAATCGAGAGAGTGTAGAAGAAAAGTTGGTGCTTAGTACCTTTTGTCTGCAGTCTGCATAGTTTATCTGTTAGAAGCGCATCATAGTTTATTTTGTCAGagatctctctcttcatctttgcAAATAATGTTTGTGTCAAATCTAGACAGCTGTATAAGGTTTATAGAATATTAACATATTCAATGTGGTACTGATTATTCATATGTTCAGCCAGAGTAATTGAAGAAGAGGTATTTGGAATTGATAATTTATGCTGGATTTCCGCAAAAGCCACATTAGAAGCTTCCAGACGTGCTGAGTTCTTGATTTTGCAAACTGGAATGACGGCTTTTGGGAAGGCCTTCTACAGATATCAACATGATCTTGTGCCTAATGTGAGGAAATGGTGTCTGCTTCTAAATTTGGagttattttatttccattttctgAACAGTTGACTGGATGCTTTATAATTATCGTGTGCAGCTAGCTGCTAAACTTGAAGCACTTAGAGAAGAATACATCCGTTTTGCTGTTGAGAAATGCTCGACTGCATTAAGAGAAAACCGTCCTGCTGTGGAGAAGATAACAGGCCAGTTTCTCttactagtatttaattatttattttgtgcttAAATTTTGCTTAATTTGCTAATCTCTTTTGCTGCTACATGCTGATTCTGACCATGCGCTTTTACTTCAAGCAGATGTCCTACTTGAGAAGGGAGAGATAAAAGCCGATGAAATTTGGAAAATTTACAGCAATTCACCTCGATTGCCTCAGGTGTGTTCTCAGCATATGCTTCAATACAAATTTTCTTGAAATCTGTATCCATAACCAAGCACGCTTTTGTATGAACTAGAAAGAAACATAAGTCCATGTTACTTTTAAGGCCTCTTAAATCCCCCCTCTGATTTGGAACCGGTTGAATGATATAGTCACTTTCCAGTCATATCTGTCATCTACATAAACTGTCTCAAAACTATTAAGCAATTGTCTTTTGTTATTCTTTTGTTTGTTTAAGTTTAGCTTTGTGTGTGATATGGATGTTGGTTGGAGGGGAGTGGTTTGGCCAGAATAATAGGGAAGCGGTTAGTGGGGAAATCCCAAGATTATCTCGCCTGATTAGTTAGTTCAATTTCAgagattttattgttatttgaaTTATTGTAGATTTGTTTAGCCGCCTATATAAGGTAGGTCAGTAGGAGTAGCTGATATCTTTGGAGATATCAATATTCTGACGGTTTTACTGTGGCCTCCTGCGTGaggattattttcttgtatTCTTTTAGTTAGGTTAATTCCATTCAGTTCAGTTCATCTTGTTCTTTCAATCTTATAGTTCGTTCCCTAGTTTATGTTCTTGTTCATCTGTCTCCGGCCTTTACTCCTATCAGTGTGTCAAGTAGAGTCCTAGGGTAGATGGTTTATTTAGTTCCACTAGGAATTAGAGAGGGGCTATTGTTTTATTCATATTGAATGATCCTGCAAGTGCGGAGAGTTGTAAAGGGTTTGCCCCTAATTTTTTGCACTTTTTCCTCAAAGATCTGTTCCCTTTAGTGGCATCTAAAATGTAGCTTTTGTTTAGAGGTTTGTGACTAAATTCTTGAGGGATACTTCCAGTTATTGAAGACTACACTTGGTCATCTTGTCATTTATCTCTTCTTCACGATTTTATATAAACTGATATTTTCATGTTCCAAGCCTGCTGTGAGGCAATTGGATGAATATGGAGCCCTTATACATGCCGGACGGTGGGGAGTTCATGGTGTGTCGCTTCCGGGAAGGGTAACTTTTGCCCCTGGAAATGTGGGATTCGCAACTTTTGGTGCACCTCGTCCCCTGGAGGTAATGACAAATTACACTTCTTTTCTCATCTTTTCCTTGGAGAGGAAAAAATTCGATTGCCCCTTGTTACTTTCCTCATATCCTGGCCTTGTGTTAGATTTGTAGTGCTTTTGAAGTTAATCGTATTCACTTTTTATGCAGACTCAAATCATTAGTGATGAGACATGGAAGTTAATAGATGGAATATGGGATGAAAGGGTTGAGGAAATAAGGAACGAAGCCTCTATAGAAatcgaagaagagaaagagaggCCAGAGCTTTTGATGGCCAGCCACTTCCTATAAGActaaaattctattttttcagGTAagcttatttttttcttaaaacttTTATCAATTGCTATTTCTCAAAAATCATATGATGACGAGCATAAACTGAAAGTAGTAATGCTGGTCATAGAATGCTTTCAGTTGCAAGACTTCCCATGTCTTCACCTAGATTCGTTGTTTTGTTATCCATTCGCACTTTTGCTGGAATCAGTTCTGTATTCTTCCTTACCTCGGTTCATGTTGTGCTCTGAAAGATCTGCGGTGTGGGACTAGTTAGAGAAACTTATCGTATAACGTTCAATCCCAATTCAGATAATGTTGAAAGCTGCAGATTTGCTGTGTATGTTTCTCTTGTTTGTTGTTGCACATAAATTTTGGTTGATGCAAATTTTCTTATGTGGTTTTTGGCTACTTTTGCAGGAGATATCTTTGGTGAAGGAGATATGTGGCTTGACTTTTTTCAGTTTAGATTAGGGAATTTTGGAAAATACAGCTTAGatgagaaaattaaaattatgtgaTGAAGAAGCATAACTGTCGTTAAGCAAGAGTTTAACATGATCCAACATGAATGTAGAAGAAATCATTGTCTTGTAGATATGACATGGAGGatcaaaattatatatattgtaCTCTCATTAATTGATCAAATTACAGATTTTCGAGGGAGGGGGactaatttattataattatttaaacccttatatatatattagtcaCTCAATACTCCCTCTCCCAAAAACAACGAGGATTTTGCTACGAATAAAAACCTTGGAAATTTTCCTCTTGCACAAGGCAATTTGGTGACCTATTTTGGTTGGGATCCAAATAATGGAATGTGGCGTTGCTTACAATAGATTTCAACAACATAGATAAACTAGGAGAGATAATaggataaagtaggagaggaTATGTgtacctaaaaaataaaaatattgcagatgaaataatatattaaatttttattagtgtTAGTACTACTAAATTGTGAGCTACTAATataacttcttttttttatcaagtacagtttttttaataaaccaattttgaattaattatag is part of the Salvia splendens isolate huo1 chromosome 6, SspV2, whole genome shotgun sequence genome and encodes:
- the LOC121809796 gene encoding probable inactive ATP-dependent zinc metalloprotease FTSHI 4, chloroplastic; the encoded protein is MNLCGALNSSLNSFAPKPSCISPPSNRLLIRNDRRPKFLFLGRFQYATTLRISICKASSSNSSSNRPELESDSSQQLFESLKEVEKERMNKLEEFERKANAQLERQLMMASEWSRALLTMKGKLKGTEWDPVTSHSIDFSDFKRLLDSNNVRFMEYSNYGQTVSVILPYKKEGKTESSVGDIKKDIVFRRHVVERMPIDCWNDVWRKLHQQLVNVDVLDVNNVPAEVYSSVATAVVWGMRLALAVGLYIWIDNMMRPIYAKLIPCDLGSPPKKTTLQPLKREALGSLGKSRAKFISAEEKTGVTFDDFAGQEYIKRELQEIVRILKNDEDFQDKGIYCPKGVLLHGPPGTGKTLLAKAIAGEAGLPFFAANGTDFVEMFVGVAASRVKDLFASARSFSPSIIFIDEIDAIGSKRGGPDIGGGGAEREQGLLQILTEMDGFKESTSQVLIIGATNRLDILDPALLRKGRFDKIIRVGLPSKDGRFAILRVHARNKYFRSEEEKETLLQEIADLTEDFTGAELQNILNEAGILTARKDLDYIGREELLEALKRQKGTFETGQEDRTDVPEELKLRLAYREAAVAVLACYIPDPYRPFADTDINSIQSQPNMRYEETSGRVFLRKADYVDAIIRSCAPRVIEEEVFGIDNLCWISAKATLEASRRAEFLILQTGMTAFGKAFYRYQHDLVPNLAAKLEALREEYIRFAVEKCSTALRENRPAVEKITDVLLEKGEIKADEIWKIYSNSPRLPQPAVRQLDEYGALIHAGRWGVHGVSLPGRVTFAPGNVGFATFGAPRPLETQIISDETWKLIDGIWDERVEEIRNEASIEIEEEKERPELLMASHFL